In Dysidea avara chromosome 3, odDysAvar1.4, whole genome shotgun sequence, a single window of DNA contains:
- the LOC136250476 gene encoding copine-9-like: protein MAQGDYSTHNTKVELSFSCTDLLDMDVFSKSDPFIVLYQHTGQVVMATSKSSWLKLGRTEVIFDNLNPKFAKTFVVDYHFEEVQHFSVAVYDVDDKKHVDDLSRHDFIGEAQFRLSDVVTAGKVLTKRLTSSTCQSCGFIHINGEEVEESKFDITMQMYAKKLDKKDFFGKSDPFVEIAKAQEGGVFTVVYRSQPIMKTLNPSWREFDITMQKLCSGDWDRTLQLSVYDWNRSGNHELIGKNTCTLRDITMERGGNITQLQMIHPHKKAKKGYKYQNSGILYFHHVRATPSYSFVDYLRGGCEINLIVAIDFTGSNGKPANPNSLHYNTPYKDNDYVSAIKSVATILADYDSDQMFPAFGFGAKSPQFGGVSHCFPLNFNFNQPEVRGVQGILDAYHYTLNNVELYGPTNFSIIMDKTMEYATHAGQNHQHYQILLIITDGIITDMERTIDKIVQASTLPLSIVIVGVGAADFTAMEILDADDVPLIDRNNVKMARDIVQFVPLRLFKTQGANFSLARETLAEIPGQFIEYMKKRGVKPNPPVSRPPQLQQQQQNSSQQLVTAPYPPPPQTAPYPAQPPPYSTTAPVYRSTQLTSQPAPYANSPQYTYPQSTVQ, encoded by the exons ATGGCACAAGGTGATTACTCCACTCACAACACTAAAGTTGAGCTGTCGTTCTCATGTACGGACCTGTTGGACATGGACGTCTTTTCGAAGAGTGACCCCTTCATCGTCCTCTATCAACACACTGGACAGGTGGTCATGGCCACTTCGAAGAGCAGCTGGTTGAAGTTGGGACGGACCGAAGTCATTTTTGACAACCTTAATCCGAAG TTTGCAAAGACATTCGTGGTTGACTACCATTTTGAAGAGGTACAACATTTCAGTGTAGCAGTgtatgatgttgatgataagaAACATGTGGATGACCTGTCCAGACACGACTTCATTGGAGAGGCTCAGTTCAGACTTTCTGATGTGGTCACTGCTGGAAAAGTGCTCACTAAACGACTAACATCATCAA CATGTCAGTCTTGTGGTTTCATCCACATCAATGGAGAAGAAGTGGAGGAGTCTAAATttgacatcaccatgcagatgtATGCTAAGAAACTGGACAAGAAAGATTTCTTTGGGAAA TCTGATCCGTTTGTGGAGATAGCTAAGGCACAAGAGGGAGGAGTGTTCACTGTTGTCTATCGGAGCCAACCCATCATGAAGACACTAAATCCCAG TTGGAGAGAGTTTGATATAACTATGCAGAAGTTATGTAGTGGGGACTGGGACAGAACATTACAGTTGAGTGTGTATGACTGGAACAG GTCAGGGAACCATGAACTGATTGGCAAGAACACTTGTACTTTGCGTGACATTACAATGGAAAG AGGAGGTAACATTACTCAGTTACAGATGATTCATCCTCACAAAAAGGCCAAGAAAGGTTACAAGTATCAAAACTCTGGAATTCTGTATTTCCATCACGTGAG GGCAACTCCATCATATAGTTTTGTGGACTACTTGAGAGGTGGATGTGAAATAAACCTCATTGTGGCTATTGACTTTACT GGCTCCAATGGTAAACCTGCCAACCCTAACTCACTACACTATAACACTCCTTACAAG GACAATGATTATGTGTCAGCCATCAAGTCAGTGGCCACCATATTAGCTGATTATGATTCTGATCAAATGTTCCCTGCGTTTGGATTTGGTGCCAAGTCACCTCAGTTTGGAGGTGTGTCTCACTGCTTCCCTCTCAACTTCAATTTCAACCAACCGGAAGTGAGAGGTGTCCAG GGCATACTGGATGCTTACCACTACACTTTGAACAATGTGGAGTTGTATGGACCAACAAACTTTTCTATAATAATGGACAAGACTATGGAGTATGCCACACATGCTGGACAGAATCATCAACACTACCAAATTTTACTGATCATTACt GATGGCATTATCACAGACATGGAGAGAACAATTGACAAAATAGTACAAGCATCCACCCTACCATTGTCTATTGTGATTGTGGGAGTTGGGGCAGCTGACTTCACTGCTATG GAAATACTTGATGCTGATGATGTCCCACTGATAGACAGAAATAATGTAAAGATGGCCAGGGATATTGTCCAGTTTGTGCCGCTGAGATTATTTAAAACTCAGGGAGCAAATTTCTCCTTG GCTCGAGAGACATTGGCAGAGATCCCAGGTCAGTTTATTGAATACATGAAGAAGAGAGGTGTCAAGCCAAATCCTCCTGTGTCACGGCCTCCTCAGcttcaacaacaacaacagaatTCATCCCAGCAGTTGGTAACAGCACCATATCCTCCTCCCCCTCAAACTGCACCATACCCAGCACAGCCTCCACCATATTCTACCACTGCCCCTGTATATCGCTCTACACAGCTCACTTCACAGCCTGCACCATATGCTAACTCACCACAATACACATATCCTCAGAGCACTGTACAGTAA